Proteins from a single region of Esox lucius isolate fEsoLuc1 chromosome 13, fEsoLuc1.pri, whole genome shotgun sequence:
- the LOC105014393 gene encoding TNF receptor-associated factor 2 isoform X3, with product MAAQESSSPSSLEGNKPGLPKKILANNLEDKHLCNSCLKILRRPLQAQCGHRFCSFCFNKIVSSGPQKCSACIKEDLFEDPTSILREGGAFPDNAARREVEALAAVCPNEGCTWTGNIKEYEVNHEGKCDFTIILCPSCKELMRSNELERHSERECPERTLNCKYCKEPFHFKNIKAHDEICPKYPLICEGCAKKKIPREKYVDHIKFCSKFRAPCRFHVVGCDTSVEKEKIHDHERACSYEHLNLLLHFIMGIKVSLESLQPQNLELAGHKIHELHRALRELELKLGQLTLGVGAPVQGACAPALPTPALPALTTSFTPLPSAMGAALELQLHSEKTKVAELSRRCQELELKVRQLERTVGLRDLSIVEMEGKMKEMSAATFDGIFVWKISDFTKKRQDAIAGRAPAMFSPAFYTSKYGYKMCLRIYLNGDGAGRGTHLSLFFVVMRGHSDALLKWPFNQKVTLMLLDQNNREHIIDAFRPDISSSSFQRPVSDMNIASGCPLFCPLPKLDSKNSYIRDDTIFIKAIVDLTGL from the exons ATGGCTGCTCAAGAGTCATCTTCACCATCTTCACTGGAAGGCAACAAACCAGGGTTACCTAAGAAAATTTTAGCCAACAACCTCGAAGACAAACACTTGTGTAATtcttgtttgaaaatattgagAAGGCCTCTACAAGCCCAATGTGGCCATCGTTTTTGTTCGTTTTGTTTCAACAAAATTGTTAG TTCTGGACCACAGAAATGCAGTGCTTGCATTAAAGAAGACTTGTTTGAGGACCCCACATCTATTCTCAGAGAAGGCGGT GCTTTTCCTGACAATGCAGCAAGGAGAGAGGTGGAAGCCTTGGCAGCTGTATGTCCAAATGAAGGGTGCACTTGGACAGGCAATATCAAAGAATATGAA GTGAACCATGAGGGAAAATGTGATTTCACTATAATTCTCTGTCCCTCCTGTAAAGAACTCATGAGGTCCAATGAGCTTGAACGCCACAGCGAACGAGAATGTCCTGAGAGGACACTTAACTGCAAATACTGCAAAGAACCTTTCCATTTCAAAAACATCAAG GCGCATGATGAGATCTGTCCAAAGTACCCTTTGATTTGTGAAGGCTGTGCAAAGAAAAAGATTCCCAGAGAAAAG TATGTGGATCACATCAAGTTCTGCAGTAAATTCAGAGCACCTTGCAGATTTCATGTTGTTGGCTGTGACACGTCT gtggagaaggagaagatcCATGACCATGAGCGTGCATGTTCCTACGAACACTTAAATCTGCTCTTACATTTCATCATGGGCATCAAGGTGAGCCTGGAGAGCTTGCAGCCCCAGAACCTGGAACTCGCAGGTCACAAGATCCACGAACTGCACCGAGCCTTGAGAGAGCTGGAGCTGAAGCTGGGACAGCTGACTCTGGGTGTGGGGGCCCCGGTGCAGGGAGCCTGTGCTCCAGCCCTTCCCACTCCGGCCCTCCCCGCCCTGACCACCTCCTTCACCCCCCTGCCCAGCGCGATGGGTGCTGCTCTGGAGCTGCAGCTCCACAGTGAGAAGACTAAGGTGGCAGAGCTGAGCCGGCGGTGCCAGGAACTAGAGCTGAAG GTGCGTCAGCTGGAACGAACCGTAGGCCTGAGAGACCTGTCCATCgtggagatggaggggaagaTGAAGGAGATGTCTGCAGCTACGTTTGACGGCATCTTCGTTTGGAAAATCTCTGATTTCACAAAGAAGAGACAGGATGCCATTGCTGGCAGAGCCCCAGCTATGTTCTCTCCTG CATTTTACACCAGCAAATATGGCTACAAGATGTGTCTACGGATTTATCTGAATGGGGACGGTGCAGGGCGTGGCACTCACCTGTCTTTGTTCTTCGTGGTGATGAGGGGACACAGTGATGCACTACTCAAGTGGCCCTTTAACCAGAAG GTTACCTTGATGCTGCTGGATCAGAATAATCGAGAGCACATCATCGACGCCTTCCGCCCCGacatctcttcctcctccttccagAGGCCCGTCAGTGACATGAACATCGCTAGCGGCTGCCCTCTCTTCTGCCCACTCCCAAAACTGGACTCCAAGAACTCGTACATACGAGATGATACGATATTCATCAAAGCTATAGTAGATCTCACTGGCCTCTAG
- the LOC105014393 gene encoding TNF receptor-associated factor 2 isoform X1 has protein sequence MAAQESSSPSSLEGNKPGLPKKILANNLEDKHLCNSCLKILRRPLQAQCGHRFCSFCFNKIVSSGPQKCSACIKEDLFEDPTSILREGGAFPDNAARREVEALAAVCPNEGCTWTGNIKEYEVNHEGKCDFTIILCPSCKELMRSNELERHSERECPERTLNCKYCKEPFHFKNIKAHDEICPKYPLICEGCAKKKIPREKYVDHIKFCSKFRAPCRFHVVGCDTSVEKEKIHDHERACSYEHLNLLLHFIMGIKVSLESLQPQNLELAGHKIHELHRALRELELKLGQLTLGVGAPVQGACAPALPTPALPALTTSFTPLPSAMGAALELQLHSEKTKVAELSRRCQELELKVSTFENIVCVLNRELERSCTTMEAYNRQHRLDQDKVEILNNKVRQLERTVGLRDLSIVEMEGKMKEMSAATFDGIFVWKISDFTKKRQDAIAGRAPAMFSPAFYTSKYGYKMCLRIYLNGDGAGRGTHLSLFFVVMRGHSDALLKWPFNQKVTLMLLDQNNREHIIDAFRPDISSSSFQRPVSDMNIASGCPLFCPLPKLDSKNSYIRDDTIFIKAIVDLTGL, from the exons ATGGCTGCTCAAGAGTCATCTTCACCATCTTCACTGGAAGGCAACAAACCAGGGTTACCTAAGAAAATTTTAGCCAACAACCTCGAAGACAAACACTTGTGTAATtcttgtttgaaaatattgagAAGGCCTCTACAAGCCCAATGTGGCCATCGTTTTTGTTCGTTTTGTTTCAACAAAATTGTTAG TTCTGGACCACAGAAATGCAGTGCTTGCATTAAAGAAGACTTGTTTGAGGACCCCACATCTATTCTCAGAGAAGGCGGT GCTTTTCCTGACAATGCAGCAAGGAGAGAGGTGGAAGCCTTGGCAGCTGTATGTCCAAATGAAGGGTGCACTTGGACAGGCAATATCAAAGAATATGAA GTGAACCATGAGGGAAAATGTGATTTCACTATAATTCTCTGTCCCTCCTGTAAAGAACTCATGAGGTCCAATGAGCTTGAACGCCACAGCGAACGAGAATGTCCTGAGAGGACACTTAACTGCAAATACTGCAAAGAACCTTTCCATTTCAAAAACATCAAG GCGCATGATGAGATCTGTCCAAAGTACCCTTTGATTTGTGAAGGCTGTGCAAAGAAAAAGATTCCCAGAGAAAAG TATGTGGATCACATCAAGTTCTGCAGTAAATTCAGAGCACCTTGCAGATTTCATGTTGTTGGCTGTGACACGTCT gtggagaaggagaagatcCATGACCATGAGCGTGCATGTTCCTACGAACACTTAAATCTGCTCTTACATTTCATCATGGGCATCAAGGTGAGCCTGGAGAGCTTGCAGCCCCAGAACCTGGAACTCGCAGGTCACAAGATCCACGAACTGCACCGAGCCTTGAGAGAGCTGGAGCTGAAGCTGGGACAGCTGACTCTGGGTGTGGGGGCCCCGGTGCAGGGAGCCTGTGCTCCAGCCCTTCCCACTCCGGCCCTCCCCGCCCTGACCACCTCCTTCACCCCCCTGCCCAGCGCGATGGGTGCTGCTCTGGAGCTGCAGCTCCACAGTGAGAAGACTAAGGTGGCAGAGCTGAGCCGGCGGTGCCAGGAACTAGAGCTGAAGGTGAGCACCTTTGAGAACATTGTTTGTGTCCTCAACCGAGAGTTGGAGCGCTCCTGCACCACCATGGAGGCCTACAACCGGCAGCATCGCCTGGACCAGGACAAGGTGGAGATTCTCAACAACAAG GTGCGTCAGCTGGAACGAACCGTAGGCCTGAGAGACCTGTCCATCgtggagatggaggggaagaTGAAGGAGATGTCTGCAGCTACGTTTGACGGCATCTTCGTTTGGAAAATCTCTGATTTCACAAAGAAGAGACAGGATGCCATTGCTGGCAGAGCCCCAGCTATGTTCTCTCCTG CATTTTACACCAGCAAATATGGCTACAAGATGTGTCTACGGATTTATCTGAATGGGGACGGTGCAGGGCGTGGCACTCACCTGTCTTTGTTCTTCGTGGTGATGAGGGGACACAGTGATGCACTACTCAAGTGGCCCTTTAACCAGAAG GTTACCTTGATGCTGCTGGATCAGAATAATCGAGAGCACATCATCGACGCCTTCCGCCCCGacatctcttcctcctccttccagAGGCCCGTCAGTGACATGAACATCGCTAGCGGCTGCCCTCTCTTCTGCCCACTCCCAAAACTGGACTCCAAGAACTCGTACATACGAGATGATACGATATTCATCAAAGCTATAGTAGATCTCACTGGCCTCTAG
- the LOC105014393 gene encoding TNF receptor-associated factor 2 isoform X2, with protein MAAQESSSPSSLEGNKPGLPKKILANNLEDKHLCNSCLKILRRPLQAQCGHRFCSFCFNKIVSSGPQKCSACIKEDLFEDPTSILREGGAFPDNAARREVEALAAVCPNEGCTWTGNIKEYEVNHEGKCDFTIILCPSCKELMRSNELERHSERECPERTLNCKYCKEPFHFKNIKAHDEICPKYPLICEGCAKKKIPREKYVDHIKFCSKFRAPCRFHVVGCDTSVSLESLQPQNLELAGHKIHELHRALRELELKLGQLTLGVGAPVQGACAPALPTPALPALTTSFTPLPSAMGAALELQLHSEKTKVAELSRRCQELELKVSTFENIVCVLNRELERSCTTMEAYNRQHRLDQDKVEILNNKVRQLERTVGLRDLSIVEMEGKMKEMSAATFDGIFVWKISDFTKKRQDAIAGRAPAMFSPAFYTSKYGYKMCLRIYLNGDGAGRGTHLSLFFVVMRGHSDALLKWPFNQKVTLMLLDQNNREHIIDAFRPDISSSSFQRPVSDMNIASGCPLFCPLPKLDSKNSYIRDDTIFIKAIVDLTGL; from the exons ATGGCTGCTCAAGAGTCATCTTCACCATCTTCACTGGAAGGCAACAAACCAGGGTTACCTAAGAAAATTTTAGCCAACAACCTCGAAGACAAACACTTGTGTAATtcttgtttgaaaatattgagAAGGCCTCTACAAGCCCAATGTGGCCATCGTTTTTGTTCGTTTTGTTTCAACAAAATTGTTAG TTCTGGACCACAGAAATGCAGTGCTTGCATTAAAGAAGACTTGTTTGAGGACCCCACATCTATTCTCAGAGAAGGCGGT GCTTTTCCTGACAATGCAGCAAGGAGAGAGGTGGAAGCCTTGGCAGCTGTATGTCCAAATGAAGGGTGCACTTGGACAGGCAATATCAAAGAATATGAA GTGAACCATGAGGGAAAATGTGATTTCACTATAATTCTCTGTCCCTCCTGTAAAGAACTCATGAGGTCCAATGAGCTTGAACGCCACAGCGAACGAGAATGTCCTGAGAGGACACTTAACTGCAAATACTGCAAAGAACCTTTCCATTTCAAAAACATCAAG GCGCATGATGAGATCTGTCCAAAGTACCCTTTGATTTGTGAAGGCTGTGCAAAGAAAAAGATTCCCAGAGAAAAG TATGTGGATCACATCAAGTTCTGCAGTAAATTCAGAGCACCTTGCAGATTTCATGTTGTTGGCTGTGACACGTCT GTGAGCCTGGAGAGCTTGCAGCCCCAGAACCTGGAACTCGCAGGTCACAAGATCCACGAACTGCACCGAGCCTTGAGAGAGCTGGAGCTGAAGCTGGGACAGCTGACTCTGGGTGTGGGGGCCCCGGTGCAGGGAGCCTGTGCTCCAGCCCTTCCCACTCCGGCCCTCCCCGCCCTGACCACCTCCTTCACCCCCCTGCCCAGCGCGATGGGTGCTGCTCTGGAGCTGCAGCTCCACAGTGAGAAGACTAAGGTGGCAGAGCTGAGCCGGCGGTGCCAGGAACTAGAGCTGAAGGTGAGCACCTTTGAGAACATTGTTTGTGTCCTCAACCGAGAGTTGGAGCGCTCCTGCACCACCATGGAGGCCTACAACCGGCAGCATCGCCTGGACCAGGACAAGGTGGAGATTCTCAACAACAAG GTGCGTCAGCTGGAACGAACCGTAGGCCTGAGAGACCTGTCCATCgtggagatggaggggaagaTGAAGGAGATGTCTGCAGCTACGTTTGACGGCATCTTCGTTTGGAAAATCTCTGATTTCACAAAGAAGAGACAGGATGCCATTGCTGGCAGAGCCCCAGCTATGTTCTCTCCTG CATTTTACACCAGCAAATATGGCTACAAGATGTGTCTACGGATTTATCTGAATGGGGACGGTGCAGGGCGTGGCACTCACCTGTCTTTGTTCTTCGTGGTGATGAGGGGACACAGTGATGCACTACTCAAGTGGCCCTTTAACCAGAAG GTTACCTTGATGCTGCTGGATCAGAATAATCGAGAGCACATCATCGACGCCTTCCGCCCCGacatctcttcctcctccttccagAGGCCCGTCAGTGACATGAACATCGCTAGCGGCTGCCCTCTCTTCTGCCCACTCCCAAAACTGGACTCCAAGAACTCGTACATACGAGATGATACGATATTCATCAAAGCTATAGTAGATCTCACTGGCCTCTAG